In Primulina eburnea isolate SZY01 chromosome 14, ASM2296580v1, whole genome shotgun sequence, the following proteins share a genomic window:
- the LOC140812286 gene encoding RHOMBOID-like protein 2 — protein MRNGDLERGGATKNRNQGYPQAYYAAAGGYDMEYSDSQWTSWLVPMIVVANVAMFIVIMLVNNCPKENNGFQGDCVAKFLGRLSFQPLRENPLFGPSSSTLEKMGALEWNKVVHGNQAWRLITCIWLHAGVIHLLANMLSLVFIGIRLEQQFGFVRVGVIYLLSGIGGSILSCLFIQRSISVGASGALFGLLGAMLSELLTNWTIYSNKAAALFTLVVIIAINLAVGILPHVDNFAHIGGFFTGFLLGFMLLLRPQFGWVERHRLPANSLKSKYTACQVILWIVAIVLLIVWFTVGLVMLFKGENANEKCSWCHYLSCVPTSRWSCNN, from the exons ATGAGAAATGGAGATCTTGAAAGGGGTGGAGCTACAAAGAACAGAAACCAGGGGTACCCGCAAGCTTATTATGCAGCTGCAGGGGGTTATGATATGGAGTATTCAGACAGCCAGTGGACTTCATGGCTGGTGCCTATGATAGTTGTTGCTAATGTTGCCATGTTTATTGTGATCATGCTTGTTAATAATTGTCCCAAGGAAAATAATGGGTTTCAAGGTGATTGTGTCGCAAAGTTTCTTGGAAGGTTATCCTTTCAGCCCCTGAGGGAAAACCCTCTCTTTGGCCCTTCATCTTCAAC ATTGGAAAAAATGGGTGCTCTCGAGTGGAACAAGGTGGTTCACGGGAATCAAGCATGGAGGCTTATAACTTGTATCTGGTTGCATGCAGGCGTTATTCATTTACTAGCTAACATGCTGAGCTTGGTGTTTATAGGGATTCGCCTTGAGCAACAATTTGGATTCG TACGAGTAGGGGTCATCTACCTGTTGTCGGGTATCGGTGGGAGCATCCTCTCTTGCCTTTTTATTCAAAGAAGTATATCTGTTGGAGCTTCAGGTGCTCTGTTTGGACTTCTTGGGGCAATGCTATCTGAGTTACTCACTAACTGGACTATTTATTCCAATAAG GCAGCAGCACTTTTCACTCTAGTGGTGATTATCGCCATTAACTTGGCGGTTGGAATCCTCCCTCACGTTGACAATTTTGCTCACATTGGAGGATTTTTTACCGGTTTTCTCCTTGGTTTTATGCTACTGCTCAGGCCGCAGTTTGGTTGGGTGGAACGCCACCGTCTACCGGCTAATAGTCTGAAGTCTAAATACACAGCTTGCCAAGTCATTTTGTGGATCGTTGCTATAGTTTTGTTGATTGTTTG GTTCACTGTGGGATTAGTGATGCTGTTCAAGGGAGAAAATGCAAATGAAAAATGCAGCTGGTGCCATTATCTAAGCTGTGTGCCTACATCAAGATGGAGCTGCAACAATTGA